The uncultured Desulfuromonas sp. genome has a segment encoding these proteins:
- a CDS encoding multiheme c-type cytochrome encodes MRKNILSALAGIFLLLALCVVVIAGDHGAGNKPPKSVQPKSYANPKNTSQCLVCHGQLDYLRSVCSDGKDGYGHDIAAETVAQGLYVDTAFVNDRIHGKASCEFCHAGDPDAADPEKAHAGLIKDPTADGGEKMCAGCHGEIVDNFKTSVHFNLTGIESKLCSRLGTTPNKDQMVDTIMRQDCMTCHATCGSCHVGTAPVANAGLQANHQFNREPDNLQVCIPCHHLAGAGFFTEEKNLHTAVGMDCNSCHNSDQEFHGRGQVEEQGMMTPGLIKANCDNCHEDVPDSNEAHRIHDDFISCQACHGMEYESCNACHNRQPDMEHIFKLGQFNGKVYPMIHSTGDTSADAFAHFGVELDQKHLESKATWNPYPTHFLQLCPNHKEGGTVMCENCHGNDEIFLQEKDLTFPELEKQLLMETPRALTKQELKDALK; translated from the coding sequence ATGAGGAAAAATATTTTGTCCGCCCTCGCGGGGATTTTTCTGCTGCTTGCCCTGTGTGTTGTCGTCATCGCCGGCGATCACGGCGCTGGAAACAAGCCCCCCAAGAGTGTTCAACCCAAGTCATATGCCAATCCGAAAAACACCAGCCAATGTCTGGTCTGTCATGGTCAGCTCGATTACCTGCGCTCGGTCTGTAGCGATGGAAAGGACGGCTATGGCCATGATATCGCGGCTGAGACCGTCGCCCAGGGCCTTTATGTCGACACGGCCTTCGTCAATGACCGGATTCACGGCAAGGCTTCCTGTGAGTTCTGTCATGCCGGTGATCCCGATGCAGCCGATCCGGAAAAAGCGCATGCCGGTTTGATCAAAGATCCCACTGCCGACGGCGGTGAGAAAATGTGCGCCGGTTGTCACGGCGAGATTGTCGACAACTTCAAGACGTCGGTTCATTTCAATCTCACCGGCATTGAGAGCAAACTCTGTTCGCGGCTGGGCACAACGCCGAACAAGGACCAGATGGTTGATACCATCATGCGCCAGGATTGCATGACCTGTCACGCGACCTGCGGCTCCTGCCATGTCGGCACCGCGCCGGTGGCCAATGCCGGGTTGCAGGCCAATCACCAATTCAACCGCGAGCCGGACAATCTCCAGGTGTGTATCCCCTGTCACCACCTGGCCGGAGCGGGTTTCTTCACCGAGGAGAAAAACCTTCACACCGCTGTGGGGATGGATTGCAACTCCTGCCACAACAGCGACCAGGAATTCCACGGCCGCGGTCAGGTCGAGGAACAGGGCATGATGACGCCGGGTCTGATCAAAGCCAACTGCGACAACTGCCACGAAGATGTTCCCGACAGCAACGAAGCGCACCGGATTCATGATGATTTCATCAGCTGCCAAGCCTGCCACGGCATGGAGTATGAGTCCTGCAATGCCTGCCACAACCGCCAACCGGACATGGAGCATATTTTCAAACTCGGCCAGTTCAACGGCAAGGTCTATCCGATGATCCATTCCACCGGCGACACCTCGGCCGATGCTTTCGCTCACTTCGGCGTGGAGCTGGATCAGAAACATCTGGAAAGCAAAGCCACCTGGAACCCGTATCCGACCCATTTTCTGCAACTGTGCCCGAACCATAAAGAGGGCGGCACGGTGATGTGCGAAAACTGCCACGGCAACGATGAGATCTTCCTCCAGGAAAAAGATTTGACCTTCCCGGAACTGGAAAAACAGCTGCTGATGGAAACGCCGCGCGCATTGACCAAACAGGAACTGAAGGATGCCCTGAAATAA
- a CDS encoding TetR/AcrR family transcriptional regulator has protein sequence MAKTKKNDAAATGDLRQTILATALHLFTTKGYFNTSVHDIKHQAGISIGAVYHYFKSKEDIANAIYDQLLELMTHAMTEILLSNHSAKERSKAIMVHLFEMTESHPEEMGFMLHAKHQEFMPNAIPICSSRPLTMMREMVAQGIADQELREMDVTLATTCLFGGMFRMINLRLDGVIKTPLPEQLETIWECGWKGVAR, from the coding sequence ATGGCCAAAACAAAAAAAAATGATGCTGCGGCAACAGGTGATCTGCGCCAGACCATTTTGGCAACGGCACTGCATCTTTTTACTACCAAAGGCTATTTCAATACCTCGGTTCACGACATCAAACACCAGGCAGGTATCAGCATTGGTGCCGTGTATCATTATTTCAAAAGCAAGGAAGATATCGCCAACGCCATTTATGACCAGCTGCTTGAGTTGATGACCCACGCCATGACCGAGATTCTGCTGAGCAACCATTCGGCCAAAGAGCGCAGTAAAGCCATCATGGTTCATCTGTTTGAGATGACGGAAAGTCATCCCGAAGAGATGGGTTTCATGCTGCATGCCAAACATCAGGAATTCATGCCCAACGCGATTCCCATCTGTTCCTCCCGTCCGTTGACCATGATGAGGGAGATGGTCGCCCAAGGGATTGCCGATCAGGAGCTGCGCGAGATGGATGTGACTCTCGCCACCACCTGCCTGTTCGGCGGTATGTTCCGTATGATCAACCTGCGTCTTGATGGTGTGATTAAAACACCCCTGCCGGAACAACTGGAAACGATCTGGGAATGCGGCTGGAAAGGCGTTGCCCGCTAG
- the hemE gene encoding uroporphyrinogen decarboxylase, with protein MSTDYNFLKACWGQPVDRVPVWLMRQAGRYLPQYREVRSRGEGTFLDLCKDPERAAEVTIQPIDILDADAAILFSDILTPIEPMGMDLDFNPGPVFADPIRTQADVDKLIVPEDMAQAVSYVPAIIKRLRTAFEGRVPLIGFGGAPFTLACYMVEGKGSKDFAALKQMMYGDPELYHALMEKITEMDRRYLNMQIEAGAQAIQIFDTWGGLVAPHDFEQFVLPYTKKLIAGLNRKDVPVIYFVKNSGTMLELVKEAGSDVIGLDWHINLGKARDILGDDVAVQGNLDPTVLYAPKAYIEKEVQRILDENAGRPGFIFNLGHGILPSVPPENAIFMVEAVHRLSQK; from the coding sequence ATGTCGACCGATTACAATTTTCTCAAGGCCTGCTGGGGCCAGCCTGTTGACCGTGTCCCTGTCTGGCTGATGCGTCAGGCCGGCCGTTACTTGCCGCAATACCGCGAAGTGCGCTCCCGTGGCGAAGGCACCTTCCTTGATCTGTGCAAAGATCCCGAGCGCGCTGCTGAAGTCACCATTCAGCCGATTGACATCCTTGATGCTGATGCGGCGATCCTGTTTTCCGACATCCTTACTCCCATCGAGCCCATGGGTATGGATCTCGACTTCAACCCCGGCCCGGTGTTTGCCGATCCGATCCGCACCCAGGCCGATGTCGACAAGCTGATCGTTCCCGAAGATATGGCGCAGGCCGTTTCTTACGTTCCGGCCATCATCAAGCGTCTGCGCACCGCCTTTGAAGGGCGTGTGCCGTTGATCGGTTTTGGCGGCGCTCCGTTTACCCTGGCCTGCTACATGGTTGAAGGCAAGGGCAGCAAAGACTTTGCCGCGCTCAAGCAGATGATGTATGGCGACCCGGAGCTGTACCATGCCCTGATGGAAAAGATCACCGAGATGGATCGCCGCTACCTCAATATGCAGATTGAGGCCGGTGCGCAAGCCATCCAGATTTTCGACACCTGGGGTGGTCTGGTCGCTCCCCACGACTTCGAGCAGTTTGTCCTGCCTTACACCAAGAAGCTGATCGCCGGGCTGAATCGCAAAGACGTGCCGGTGATCTACTTCGTCAAGAACTCCGGCACCATGCTGGAGCTGGTCAAAGAAGCCGGCAGTGACGTGATCGGCCTCGACTGGCACATCAATCTCGGTAAAGCCCGTGATATCCTCGGTGATGACGTCGCCGTGCAGGGCAACCTCGATCCGACCGTGCTCTACGCGCCAAAAGCGTACATCGAAAAAGAGGTGCAGCGTATCCTCGACGAAAACGCCGGTCGTCCCGGTTTTATTTTCAACCTCGGCCACGGCATCCTGCCGTCGGTGCCGCCGGAAAATGCCATCTTCATGGTTGAGGCCGTTCATCGCCTCAGCCAGAAATAA
- a CDS encoding radical SAM protein: MADQEEKFIPKWIAWETTRRCNLSCVHCRCSSDMEAASGDFTTEEAFKLIDDICEVSKPVLVLSGGEPLMRPDIFEIAEYGTSKGLRMCMATNGTLITDEVCAKMNKADIKMVSLSLDGSTAEIHDDFRQCPGAFEGVKRAAETLKRNGIKFLINSSFTKRNQHDIADTFKLAKSLGATAWYMFMIVPTGRGEEIMNELVSKDDYEEILAWHYEQEKHEDEILMRPTCAPHYYRIVPQMAKAEGVDFKRRSLTFSTGGGKGCIAAQTICLIDCFGNLKPCSYFHSSVGNVKQIPFKDLWFNSKVFNDLRDFSKYKGKCGECEFINVCGGCRARADAVYGDYMAEEPFCNYIPRKTRKRMEKEAAENRGE; this comes from the coding sequence ATGGCTGATCAAGAAGAAAAATTTATCCCTAAGTGGATTGCCTGGGAAACCACGCGCCGTTGCAATCTGAGCTGCGTTCATTGCCGTTGCTCCTCTGATATGGAAGCCGCCTCCGGCGATTTTACCACCGAAGAGGCGTTCAAGCTGATCGACGACATCTGCGAAGTGTCCAAGCCGGTGCTGGTGCTGTCCGGTGGCGAGCCGCTGATGCGTCCCGATATTTTTGAGATTGCCGAGTACGGCACCTCTAAAGGCCTGCGCATGTGCATGGCCACCAACGGCACCCTGATTACCGATGAAGTCTGCGCCAAAATGAACAAGGCCGACATCAAGATGGTGTCCCTGTCCCTCGATGGCTCCACGGCGGAGATCCACGATGACTTCCGCCAATGTCCCGGTGCCTTCGAAGGCGTCAAACGGGCCGCGGAAACCCTCAAGCGTAACGGCATCAAGTTCCTTATCAACTCCTCGTTCACCAAGCGCAACCAGCACGATATCGCCGACACCTTTAAGCTGGCCAAGTCGCTCGGCGCCACGGCCTGGTACATGTTTATGATCGTGCCCACCGGACGCGGTGAAGAGATCATGAACGAGCTGGTGTCCAAGGACGATTACGAAGAGATTCTCGCCTGGCACTACGAGCAGGAAAAGCACGAAGACGAGATCCTCATGCGTCCCACCTGCGCGCCGCATTACTACCGCATCGTGCCGCAGATGGCCAAGGCCGAAGGCGTGGATTTCAAACGGCGCAGCCTGACCTTTTCCACCGGCGGCGGCAAAGGCTGCATCGCCGCGCAGACCATCTGTCTGATCGACTGCTTCGGCAACCTCAAGCCGTGCTCCTATTTCCACTCCTCGGTGGGGAACGTCAAGCAGATTCCGTTCAAGGATTTGTGGTTCAACTCCAAGGTCTTCAACGATCTGCGCGACTTCTCCAAATACAAAGGCAAATGTGGCGAGTGCGAGTTCATCAATGTCTGTGGTGGCTGCCGTGCCCGTGCCGATGCCGTGTACGGTGACTACATGGCCGAAGAGCCGTTTTGTAATTACATCCCGCGCAAGACGCGCAAACGGATGGAAAAAGAAGCGGCTGAAAACCGCGGCGAATAG
- a CDS encoding shikimate kinase has protein sequence MKKSNITLIGMPGAGKSTIGIILAKNLGMGFIDTDILIQINQQKTLQDILDESDYLNLRRIEEQEILRLNITNQIIATGGSAVYSDNAMAHLKQISTIVFLDVSFDEICRRIHNFDTRGIACADNQTFEDLYHERLQLYRRYAEVTVDGNSMDQDEMAETIAELVSQGDLG, from the coding sequence ATGAAAAAGAGCAACATCACCCTGATCGGCATGCCCGGCGCCGGCAAAAGCACCATCGGCATCATCCTCGCCAAGAACCTCGGCATGGGCTTTATCGATACCGATATCCTCATTCAGATCAACCAGCAGAAAACGCTGCAGGATATTCTTGACGAAAGCGACTACCTCAACCTGCGCCGCATCGAAGAACAGGAAATCCTGCGTCTGAATATCACCAACCAGATCATCGCCACCGGCGGCAGTGCCGTTTACAGCGACAACGCCATGGCCCATCTCAAACAGATCTCGACCATCGTCTTTCTTGACGTATCGTTTGATGAAATCTGTCGGCGGATTCATAACTTCGACACCCGTGGCATCGCCTGCGCCGACAACCAGACTTTCGAAGACTTGTATCACGAGCGTCTGCAACTTTATCGCCGCTACGCCGAGGTGACCGTCGACGGGAATAGCATGGATCAGGACGAGATGGCTGAAACCATCGCGGAACTTGTCTCACAGGGCGATCTGGGGTAG
- a CDS encoding DUF6515 family protein — translation MKPLPLFLSVLAVLLVVGTTPVWAKRGHAHHRPGYGEVVKVLPRGHHRVHHHHDTYFYLNGIFYSPFDRYYRVVSPPVGLVVSTLPYGYADVRFGNRVYARYNDIYYEPLRRGYRVVKAPPSAPPPPQPDVTAVPASALGTVTVTVEVLNVRKGPSRLQPVSDHVAAGDRLYVLGRAPEWYYVRLPDGGYGWVWRQFVRGEVTAP, via the coding sequence ATGAAACCACTTCCCCTCTTTTTATCGGTGCTCGCTGTGCTGCTTGTTGTCGGCACGACTCCCGTCTGGGCGAAAAGGGGACACGCGCATCATCGACCGGGTTACGGTGAGGTCGTCAAGGTCTTGCCGCGCGGCCATCACCGGGTACACCATCATCACGATACCTATTTCTATCTCAATGGCATTTTTTATTCCCCTTTTGACCGTTACTACCGGGTGGTCTCTCCGCCGGTTGGTCTGGTGGTCTCGACCCTGCCGTATGGTTATGCCGATGTCCGCTTCGGCAACCGGGTCTATGCCCGTTACAACGATATCTATTATGAGCCCCTTCGCCGTGGCTATCGGGTGGTGAAAGCGCCGCCCAGCGCGCCGCCACCACCCCAACCGGATGTGACGGCGGTCCCGGCTTCGGCGCTGGGCACCGTGACCGTCACCGTTGAAGTGCTCAACGTGCGTAAAGGTCCCAGCCGTTTGCAGCCGGTGAGCGATCATGTGGCCGCCGGGGATCGATTATACGTGCTGGGCCGGGCGCCGGAGTGGTATTATGTGCGTCTGCCCGATGGGGGATATGGTTGGGTCTGGCGGCAGTTTGTTCGGGGTGAGGTGACGGCGCCCTGA
- a CDS encoding nitronate monooxygenase family protein, whose protein sequence is MKSLTIGKHTVPYPLIQGGMGVRISAAGLAGAVAKCGGVGLIATAGLALNSDYTDKKYFEADLLALKEELRKAYEIAPDGVIGTNCMVAVSDYDDIVRASCEAGAKVIVSGAGLPLNLPGLTADYPDVALIPIVSSVKAAELIARKWHKGYGRLPDAVVVEDPDTAGGHLGEKLENIGNGDYDQYETVRGVKAYFKEKWQRDMPIIAAGGIWDRADLERALAEGADGVQMASRFVCTEECDADPAFKQAYLDCTQEDIGLIMSPAGLPGRALKANIDQVRAHDIDGNITCPSGCLKKCAYKKEKERFCIVHALDRAQRGDRETGLIFCGTNAWKAHKMETVAEIFAELFD, encoded by the coding sequence ATGAAATCTCTGACCATTGGCAAACATACGGTGCCCTACCCCCTGATCCAGGGAGGCATGGGGGTGCGTATCTCCGCGGCTGGACTGGCCGGTGCCGTGGCCAAATGTGGTGGTGTCGGTCTGATTGCCACTGCCGGGCTGGCTCTCAACAGCGATTACACCGATAAAAAATATTTTGAAGCTGACCTGCTCGCCCTTAAGGAAGAGCTGCGCAAAGCCTATGAAATCGCGCCGGACGGCGTCATCGGCACTAACTGCATGGTCGCCGTATCCGACTACGATGACATTGTCCGTGCCAGCTGCGAAGCCGGAGCTAAGGTGATCGTTTCCGGTGCCGGTCTGCCGCTGAATCTGCCCGGCCTGACCGCCGATTATCCCGATGTGGCTTTGATCCCGATTGTCTCTTCGGTCAAAGCAGCGGAGCTGATCGCCCGTAAATGGCATAAAGGCTATGGCCGTCTGCCCGATGCCGTGGTGGTGGAAGACCCGGATACCGCGGGTGGTCATTTGGGCGAAAAACTGGAAAACATCGGCAACGGCGATTACGATCAGTACGAAACCGTGCGCGGGGTTAAAGCCTATTTCAAAGAGAAATGGCAACGCGATATGCCCATCATTGCCGCCGGTGGTATCTGGGATCGCGCCGATCTTGAACGCGCCCTGGCCGAAGGCGCTGACGGCGTGCAGATGGCCAGCCGGTTTGTCTGCACCGAAGAGTGCGATGCTGATCCGGCGTTCAAACAGGCTTATTTGGATTGCACCCAGGAAGATATCGGTCTGATCATGAGTCCGGCCGGTCTGCCGGGACGGGCGCTCAAAGCCAATATCGATCAGGTTCGCGCCCACGATATTGACGGCAATATCACCTGTCCGTCGGGCTGCCTGAAAAAATGCGCCTATAAAAAAGAAAAAGAGCGTTTCTGCATTGTTCACGCTCTCGATCGCGCCCAGCGAGGTGACCGTGAGACCGGATTGATTTTCTGCGGCACCAACGCCTGGAAGGCGCACAAGATGGAAACCGTGGCGGAGATCTTTGCTGAGTTGTTTGACTGA
- a CDS encoding HAMP domain-containing sensor histidine kinase, producing the protein MKLQRPSINPLLAFIAIQFTWIVVVVFWIYWFLGSHRRLRSIAEKYSPELLQPGIDWVILTEGLLLLFVILAGVYVIFLYWRRQLALNREQKSFVSQVTHELKSPVASVQLHLETIRRHHPAEEQLDGFIDTMLADTERLNSLINKMITANRLEQSRWRLTLRPCNLSEFLDDYMRQWRNTQDDSLQLSCDIAPDLHANIEPDSFSMILRNLLENAVLYSDPPVKINVELNAAHQRCHLLVRDQGRGIAASEQHKVFRLFYRLHREDSHVKGSGLGLFIVRALVKRHKGQIMLHSHGPGRGCTFHIILPEVVQETPS; encoded by the coding sequence ATGAAGCTCCAACGCCCTTCCATCAATCCGCTCCTGGCTTTTATCGCCATCCAGTTCACCTGGATTGTCGTGGTCGTATTCTGGATTTACTGGTTTCTCGGCAGCCACCGCCGCCTGCGCAGCATTGCCGAAAAATACAGTCCGGAGCTGTTGCAACCCGGCATCGACTGGGTCATCCTCACCGAGGGGTTGCTGCTGCTGTTCGTCATTCTCGCCGGGGTCTATGTCATCTTCCTGTACTGGCGTCGCCAGCTGGCCCTTAACCGCGAGCAGAAGAGCTTCGTTTCCCAGGTAACGCATGAACTCAAATCGCCGGTGGCCTCGGTGCAATTGCATCTGGAAACCATCCGCCGTCACCACCCTGCCGAGGAACAGCTCGATGGTTTCATCGACACCATGTTGGCCGATACCGAGCGTCTCAACAGCCTGATCAATAAAATGATCACCGCCAACCGCCTGGAGCAAAGTCGCTGGCGGCTGACCCTGCGGCCATGCAACCTGTCGGAATTTCTTGACGACTACATGCGCCAATGGCGCAACACCCAGGATGATTCGCTGCAGCTCAGCTGCGACATTGCCCCGGATCTTCACGCCAATATCGAACCCGACTCCTTCTCCATGATCCTGCGCAACCTGCTGGAGAATGCCGTGCTTTATTCCGATCCGCCGGTCAAGATCAACGTGGAACTCAACGCCGCCCATCAGCGCTGCCATCTGTTGGTACGCGATCAGGGCCGCGGCATTGCCGCCAGTGAACAGCATAAGGTGTTCCGCCTGTTTTACCGCCTGCATCGTGAAGACAGCCACGTCAAGGGGTCCGGCTTGGGCCTGTTCATTGTCCGCGCCCTGGTCAAGCGCCATAAAGGGCAAATCATGCTGCACAGCCATGGCCCCGGCAGAGGCTGCACGTTTCACATCATTCTGCCTGAAGTGGTCCAGGAGACGCCGTCATGA
- a CDS encoding response regulator transcription factor, producing the protein MNKETIRILLVEDEQHIAQGLIFNLQQEGYDVVHVVTGEDALQTLTQESFSLAILDRMLPGKIDGLEICRHIRRTDPQLPVLMLTAMNREQDRVGGLEEGADDYLGKPFSLDELLLRVAGMLRRQAWYRPSAKRQNSYHLGRYDVDLDSGQLTNTEGNNQQTLTELELKMLRLFIDHEDDILTRAFLLKSVWGMAPDTETRTLDNFIVRLRKYFEERPSRPRYFLTVRGRGYRFTNPDSRQNP; encoded by the coding sequence ATGAACAAAGAAACCATCCGCATCCTGCTGGTGGAAGATGAACAGCACATTGCCCAGGGACTGATCTTCAATCTGCAACAGGAAGGCTATGACGTCGTCCATGTCGTCACCGGTGAAGATGCGCTGCAAACCCTGACGCAGGAATCTTTTTCCCTGGCCATTCTCGATCGCATGCTACCGGGAAAAATCGACGGTCTTGAGATCTGCCGCCACATTCGCCGCACCGACCCGCAGCTGCCGGTATTGATGCTCACCGCCATGAACCGCGAACAGGACCGGGTTGGCGGGCTGGAAGAAGGTGCCGACGACTATCTGGGCAAACCGTTCAGTCTCGATGAACTGCTGCTGCGTGTCGCCGGCATGTTACGCCGCCAGGCCTGGTATCGGCCATCCGCCAAACGTCAGAACAGCTATCATCTCGGCCGTTATGACGTTGACCTGGACAGCGGTCAATTGACCAATACCGAGGGAAACAATCAACAAACCCTGACCGAACTCGAGCTGAAAATGCTGCGTCTTTTTATCGACCATGAAGACGACATTCTCACCCGGGCGTTCCTGCTCAAATCGGTATGGGGGATGGCGCCGGATACCGAAACCCGCACCTTGGACAACTTTATTGTTCGGCTGCGGAAATACTTTGAAGAGCGCCCCTCCCGTCCCCGTTATTTTCTCACCGTGCGTGGCCGCGGCTACCGTTTCACCAACCCGGATTCCAGGCAAAATCCTTGA
- a CDS encoding NAD(P)H-quinone oxidoreductase, with translation MKAVLLDDFGGLDVLKVGEVDKPSPKEKEVLIKVVATSINRPDLVQRAGKYPPPPGDSEILGLEVAGVIEELGSEASGWQVGDRVMALVGGGGYAEYAVAYDNHVMPIPDSMSFEEAACVCESYITAFLNVFMIGDLQDGQTAILHGGGGGVNTAAIQLAKALTPNAKLIVTASPEKMDRVKDLGVDLVIDYTQTPDFSDMVKEFTAKKGVDVILDHVGAKYLAPNMNSLAYKGKLVIIGIISGIKAELNLALMMVKRQQIIGSVLRSRPVPEKGEIISEFTKRALPHFASRAIEPIIEKVFTIDEIVDAHRMMEEDKHFGKIVLKIADA, from the coding sequence ATGAAAGCAGTTCTGCTTGACGATTTTGGTGGCTTAGACGTCCTCAAAGTGGGCGAAGTTGACAAGCCGTCGCCCAAGGAAAAAGAAGTTCTCATCAAGGTTGTTGCGACCAGTATCAACCGTCCCGACCTGGTGCAACGCGCCGGTAAATATCCGCCCCCTCCGGGTGACTCGGAAATTCTCGGACTGGAAGTGGCCGGTGTTATTGAAGAGCTGGGCAGCGAAGCGTCCGGCTGGCAGGTCGGCGACCGCGTCATGGCGCTGGTCGGCGGTGGCGGCTATGCCGAATACGCCGTGGCGTACGACAACCATGTCATGCCGATTCCCGACAGCATGAGTTTTGAAGAAGCCGCCTGCGTGTGCGAAAGCTACATCACCGCGTTCCTCAACGTCTTCATGATCGGTGATCTGCAGGACGGCCAGACCGCGATTCTTCACGGCGGCGGTGGCGGCGTCAACACGGCGGCCATCCAACTGGCCAAAGCCCTGACTCCGAACGCCAAGCTGATTGTGACGGCCAGCCCGGAGAAAATGGACCGCGTTAAGGACCTGGGCGTCGACCTGGTGATCGACTACACCCAGACCCCGGATTTCAGCGATATGGTTAAAGAGTTCACGGCCAAGAAAGGGGTCGATGTGATTCTTGATCACGTCGGCGCCAAGTATCTGGCTCCCAACATGAATTCCCTGGCCTACAAAGGCAAGCTGGTGATCATCGGCATCATCAGTGGCATCAAAGCCGAACTGAACCTGGCCCTGATGATGGTCAAGCGTCAGCAGATCATCGGCTCGGTCCTGCGTTCGCGTCCGGTACCGGAAAAAGGCGAGATCATCAGCGAGTTCACCAAGCGCGCTCTGCCCCATTTCGCCAGCCGCGCCATTGAGCCGATCATTGAGAAGGTGTTCACCATCGATGAAATCGTCGATGCCCACCGCATGATGGAAGAAGATAAGCACTTCGGCAAGATCGTTCTGAAAATTGCCGACGCCTGA
- a CDS encoding murein transglycosylase A: protein MIDVTTWRRVRRLVWFAALSLVLVLTGCAISPKKKPSPAKKEKIPAAELARQVGWRELPGWNEDDPLAVLETFVASCRSLKYRSGWQGVCGEAATIKSPAAARSFFERSFQPWALFNDDGSDEGLITGYYVPDLDGSRQSSSRYPYPLYGRPDDLLVIDLSSVYPELGDYRLRGRLDGQRVVPYWDRGEIDGFQQPLHGQELFWVGDPVELFFLQVQGSGRINLDDGTQVMVNYAEQNGHPYRSIGALLLKRGEMTRDQMSMQNIAAWGRQHPVAVQELLNENPSYVFFRELNGEVCSPPGALGVPLTGRRSLAVDPRYIPLGAPVYVATRWPDRNEPLQQAMVAQDTGGAIKGRVRADFFWGIGDEAGALAGRMKSPGRLWLLLPLGMEPPGR from the coding sequence GTGATAGATGTGACAACGTGGCGGCGTGTTCGTCGTCTGGTGTGGTTTGCGGCGCTTAGCCTTGTGCTGGTCCTGACAGGGTGCGCCATTTCACCGAAAAAGAAGCCTTCCCCGGCCAAGAAGGAAAAAATTCCTGCTGCTGAGCTGGCCCGGCAGGTGGGCTGGCGAGAGCTTCCCGGCTGGAATGAAGATGATCCCCTGGCTGTGCTGGAGACCTTTGTCGCCAGTTGCCGATCGTTGAAATATCGTTCCGGCTGGCAAGGCGTATGCGGTGAGGCGGCGACGATTAAAAGCCCGGCGGCGGCGCGCTCCTTTTTTGAGCGCTCTTTTCAGCCTTGGGCGCTGTTTAATGACGATGGCTCGGATGAGGGGCTGATTACCGGCTATTATGTGCCGGATCTTGACGGCAGCCGTCAGTCCAGCTCCCGCTATCCCTATCCCCTTTACGGTCGCCCGGATGATCTGCTGGTCATCGATTTATCGTCGGTGTATCCCGAGCTGGGTGATTACCGTCTGCGCGGACGTCTTGACGGCCAACGGGTGGTGCCGTATTGGGATCGGGGGGAAATCGACGGCTTTCAACAGCCGTTGCATGGTCAGGAGCTGTTCTGGGTCGGCGATCCGGTCGAGTTGTTTTTTTTGCAGGTTCAGGGCTCAGGCCGCATCAATCTCGATGACGGCACCCAGGTGATGGTCAACTATGCCGAACAAAACGGCCATCCCTATCGTTCTATCGGAGCATTGCTTCTCAAGCGTGGTGAGATGACCCGCGACCAGATGTCGATGCAGAACATCGCCGCCTGGGGCCGTCAGCACCCCGTCGCGGTGCAGGAGTTGCTCAATGAAAATCCGAGCTATGTGTTCTTTCGCGAACTGAATGGTGAGGTGTGTAGCCCGCCGGGCGCTTTGGGCGTGCCGTTGACCGGTCGTCGTAGCTTGGCGGTAGATCCGCGTTATATCCCTTTGGGGGCACCGGTTTATGTGGCCACCCGTTGGCCGGATCGTAATGAGCCGCTGCAGCAGGCGATGGTGGCTCAAGACACCGGCGGGGCCATCAAGGGCCGGGTGCGCGCTGATTTCTTCTGGGGCATCGGCGATGAAGCCGGTGCTCTGGCCGGACGGATGAAATCTCCGGGACGTTTGTGGCTGCTGTTGCCGCTGGGCATGGAACCGCCGGGACGTTAA